One segment of Candidatus Micrarchaeum acidiphilum ARMAN-2 DNA contains the following:
- a CDS encoding 2'-5' RNA ligase, which produces MRAFASIEPDEELLSKIYALVNSSRLDGIRIVEKDKLHLTLLFMGNTQRGNLESLSKMIESEHFSKFDICFRGFDVFTHSDPRVLFAKVGEGATVLGELHGRLASMASECGVAFDRKQFAPHLTVGRFAGKVEMAELKVFLDSFEDTEFGCFTCRAIKLKKSEFLEGKSVYSDVYVKDFDS; this is translated from the coding sequence ATGAGAGCTTTTGCATCGATAGAGCCTGACGAAGAACTGTTGTCAAAGATTTACGCGCTTGTGAATTCATCCAGGCTAGACGGGATTAGAATTGTAGAAAAAGACAAACTGCATCTGACACTGCTTTTCATGGGCAACACGCAGCGCGGGAATCTGGAATCCCTTTCAAAAATGATTGAATCGGAGCACTTTAGCAAATTCGATATATGCTTTAGAGGTTTTGATGTTTTCACGCATTCGGACCCCAGGGTGCTTTTTGCAAAAGTAGGTGAAGGCGCTACAGTGCTCGGCGAGCTCCATGGCAGGCTTGCTTCCATGGCATCTGAGTGCGGCGTAGCATTTGACAGAAAGCAGTTTGCCCCGCATTTGACAGTAGGGAGGTTTGCCGGCAAGGTTGAAATGGCCGAATTGAAAGTGTTTCTCGACTCTTTCGAAGACACGGAGTTTGGATGTTTCACATGCAGAGCCATAAAGCTTAAAAAAAGCGAATTCTTAGAGGGTAAATCCGTATACTCTGACGTTTATGTAAAAGACTTTGACAGCTAA
- a CDS encoding RNA polymerase insert → MEIEVLRDDDKVFEFVLKGATANYANALRRIAINGIKAFAIDKVTVYENTSSMFDEYIAHRIGLVPLITPHGSSDKDEILFTLEAAGPGTIYSKSLESSDKSVVVANPNIPIIKLGRDQKIRIEGKAVMGSALKHAKFQPGLVTYEATADDEFKFYVETFGQMPPRDIIIKACDAIKENMKEFSKVLKKLE, encoded by the coding sequence ATGGAAATAGAAGTTCTGAGAGACGATGATAAGGTATTCGAATTCGTGCTCAAAGGTGCCACTGCAAATTATGCAAATGCCCTTCGAAGGATTGCGATAAACGGCATAAAGGCATTTGCAATAGACAAGGTAACAGTGTACGAGAATACCAGTTCCATGTTCGACGAATACATCGCGCACAGGATAGGCCTGGTGCCATTGATTACACCGCACGGCTCGTCGGACAAAGACGAAATACTTTTTACGCTGGAGGCGGCCGGGCCTGGCACGATTTATTCCAAAAGTCTGGAAAGCTCGGATAAGAGCGTGGTTGTGGCAAACCCGAATATACCGATTATAAAATTAGGCAGGGACCAGAAGATAAGGATTGAGGGCAAGGCAGTTATGGGCTCTGCATTGAAGCATGCAAAGTTCCAGCCCGGGCTTGTGACATACGAAGCCACCGCAGATGATGAATTCAAGTTTTATGTTGAAACTTTCGGCCAGATGCCGCCTAGGGATATCATTATTAAAGCTTGCGACGCAATAAAGGAAAACATGAAGGAATTCTCCAAGGTATTGAAAAAGCTTGAATGA